A single region of the Vicia villosa cultivar HV-30 ecotype Madison, WI linkage group LG4, Vvil1.0, whole genome shotgun sequence genome encodes:
- the LOC131597386 gene encoding uncharacterized protein LOC131597386, with translation MTNLRKSICGIGNVCESVILAMRDCKKVNQIWEELIPNCIRHNFLASDLQDWIKVNVIVHGTHDNWSSLWAVGYHVIWSWRNQEVHNDVFVRPLNTCEIIVGRMKDYIAATIVHNSVMGRDHSKIYRKVIDAIENSDSNDYSEMTLIRKIRLLMVKHDEVILDHTFQEANYAADELAKAKMNMKTGFFLVDEIPYWIKNQIQEYSRGRSTVRVVEL, from the exons ATGACTAATTTGCGTAAGAGTATTTGTGGCATTGGAAACGTGTGTGAATCTGTGATACTTGCCATGAGAGATTGCAAAAAGGTGAATCAGATTTGGGAGGAACTAATCCCAAATTGTATTCGACACAATTTTTTGGCAAGTGATTTACAGGATTGGATAAAGGTCAACGTTATAGTGCATGGAACTCATGATAATTGGAGCAGCTTGTGGGCGGTTGGCTACCATGTAATTTGGTCTTGGAGAAATCAAGAAGTTCACAATGATGTGTTTGTGAGACCTCTCAACACTTGCGAAATCATTGTAGGACGCATGAAAGATTATATTGCTGCTACAATAGTTCACAATTCAGTCATGGGCAGAGACCATTCCAAAATTTATAG GAAAGTTATTGATGCTATTGAGAATAGCGATTCTAATGATTACTCGGAGATGACGTTGATTAGGAAAATCAGGTTACTTATGGTGAAACATGATGAGGTGATTTTAGATCATACGTTTCAAGAAGCAAATTATGCGGCTGATGAGCTTGCTAAAGCAAAGATGAATATGAAAACCGGTTTTTTTCTCGTTGATGAGATTCCCTATTGGATAAAGAATCAGATTCAAGAATACTCGAGGGGTCGTTCTACTGTTAGAGTGGTTGAGTTGTAG